One window of Trichomycterus rosablanca isolate fTriRos1 chromosome 2, fTriRos1.hap1, whole genome shotgun sequence genomic DNA carries:
- the sh3bp5a gene encoding SH3 domain-binding protein 5 — protein sequence MDDSIQGHKSDEEPESPEDEEVDPRIQGELEKLNQSTDNINQWETELEDSRQRFRAVLVEATVKLDEQVKKIGKAVEESKPYWEARRVARQAQVEAQRATQEFQRAIEILRAAKETIALAEERLLEEDSRQFDSAWQEMLNHATQRVMEAEQSRTRSEVEHRETAAKYNAAISHMRQLEKKLKRTINKSRPYFELKSKYYLQLEQLKRRVDERQAKLTQAKEEYRTALRNLETISDEIHARRRLTAMGPRGCGVGAEKDAGPGDDVSFNMESDGISMMSMTFEEDNCNGTTSEEDPETQSTCSMSSSSGPLDVPCPYVPSTTYSLLSSSCPFPSPTSSGLFSSCSKDAELPSPDSLEGFGLISPVLGPRSECSGASSPECDQERGERAEGAEGKQVNTTKISSQKNTTLEKTVSRLSLEHANENKTENTTFTTAAPLLLLNSV from the exons GGAGAACTGGAGAAACTAAATCAGTCAACAGACAACATTAACCAATGGGAAACCGAGCTGGAG GACTCAAGGCAGAGGTTTCGTGCCGTCCTGGTGGAGGCCACGGTCAAACTCGATGAGCAGGTCAAGAAGATTGGTAAAGCCGTGGAGGAATCTAAGCCGTATTGGGAGGCACGGAGAGTGGCTAGACAG GCACAGGTGGAGGCTCAGAGGGCAACGCAAGAGTTCCAGAGAGCCATAGAGATCCTGCGTGCAGCAAAAGAGACCATCGCGCTAGCTGAGGAGAGGCTGCTGGAGGAGGACAGTCGTCAGTTTGACTCAGCCTGGCAGGAGATGCTCAACCACGCCACCCAGAGG GTGATGGAGGCAGAGCAGAGCCGGACCCGCAGTGAAGTGGAGCACAGGGAAACAGCTGCCAAATACAACGCTGCCATAAGCCACATGAGACAGCTGGAAAAGAAACTGAAACGTACCATCAACAAGTCACG gccaTACTTCGAATTAAAGTCCAAATACTATCTCCAGCTGGAG CAACTTAAAAGGAGGGTGGATGAGCGACAGGCTAAGCTGACCCAGGCCAAAGAAGAGTACAGGACAGCCCTTCGCAACCTGGAGACGATTTCAGATGAAATCCACGCCCGTAGGCGCCTCACAGCCATGGGGCCACGAGGCTGTGGAGTGGGGGCAGAGAAAGATGCAGGACCCGGGGATGACGTTAGCTTCAACATGGAGTCAGACGGGATATCAA TGATGTCTATGACTTTTGAAGAAGACAACTGTAATGGCACTACATCAGAAGAAGACCCAGAAACCCAATCCACTTGCAGCATGAGCTCCAGCTCTGGCCCTCTGGATGTGCCATGCCCTTACGTCCCCTCCACTACATACTCACTACTGTCCTCCTCCTGCCCCTTCCCTTCTCCCACATCTTCTGGTTTATTCTCTTCCTGCTCCAAGGATGCGGAGCTGCCCAGTCCGGACTCTCTGGAGGGCTTCGGTCTCATCTCACCTGTGTTGGGGCCACGCAGCGAGTGCAGTGGTGCCTCGTCACCTGAATGTGACCAGGAAAGAG gtgaaaGGGCCGAAGGCGCTGAAGGAAAACAAGTAAACACTACAAAGATTAGCAGTCAAAAAAACACCACGCTTGAAAAAACAGTCAGCCGTCTGTCTCTGGAGCACGCGAACGAAAACAAGACGGAGAATACAACATTCACTACCGCTGCTCCTTTGCTGCTACTAAACTCTGTTTAG
- the btd gene encoding biotinidase, which translates to MAHCGLITVIVAVWLTSTQVVKSAEDLSYIAAVYEHKVLLNPDPAVAVERTAALQHMNKNLEVFEEQAASAAQQGAQIIVFPEDAIHGFNYTRVSIAGYLETVPDPGTVVWSPCADPDRFSNTEVLHRLSCIAHKNHLFLVANMPDRQPCDKSNDPFCPADGQYQFNTDVVFSDNGTIVARYHKQNLYFEAAYDTPPKCEYVFFTTPFAGRFGVFTCFDILFKDPAVTLVKDMGIRQLVYPTAWMNQLPLLAAVQFQRSFSYSTGATLLAANIRSAALGMTGSGIFTPWDAVYHHDMEGETGKLLVHKLPVLDPSLLGDAEERNRLRLVPFSGHSGVEIENPWSVKEFQKNSDREYCLKEDSSCDSPDRPTPFTSTMMYDTFTLVPLDGRQGNITVCDGSFCCHLLFHRSNPNEELYALGAFNGLHVVHGTYHLEVCALVRCTRLDSTSCGEETEQAQTLVDFHLHGTFSTQHVYAGVLGSGMTLERPDQSGWENGGKFYMSRKGMSRGLVTAVLYGRVYEKDSI; encoded by the exons ATGGCGCATTGTGGACTGATCACTGTTATTGTAGCGGTATGGCTCACCAGCACTCAGGTTGTGAAATCAGCAGAGGATCTTTCTTACATAGCAGCAGTGTATGAACATAAGGTTTTACTCAACCCGGATCCAGCTGTGGCAGTGGAGAGAACAGCAGCCCTGCAACACATGAACAAGAACCTGGAGGTGTTTGAGGAACAGGCTGCTTCAGCTGCTCAGCAG GGTGCCCAGATCATAGTGTTTCCTGAGGATGCCATCCATGGGTTTAACTACACCAGAGTGTCTATAGCTGGGTATTTGGAGACAGTGCCTGATCCTGGAACTGTTGTATGGAGTCCATGTGCAGACCCTGACAGATTCAGTAACACAGAG gtTCTCCATCGTCTGAGCTGTATTGCTCATAAAAATCATCTCTTCCTCGTGGCCAACATGCCTGACCGTCAGCCCTGCGACAAATCTAATGATCCTTTCTGTCCAGCTGATGGCCAGTACCAGTTTAACACAGATGTGGTTTTTAGTGACAATGGCACCATTGTAGCGAGATACCACAAACAGAACCTGTACTTTGAGGCAGCTTATGATACACCTCCCAAGTGTGAGTATGTCTTCTTTACTACGCCGTTTGCTGGACGATTCGGAGTGTTTACCTGCTTTGACATACTGTTCAAAGATCCAGCTGTGACCCTGGTGAAGGACATGGGCATTAGACAGCTGGTGTACCCAACAGCCTGGATGAACCAGCTCCCTTTGCTGGCTGCTGTGCAGTTTCAGCGCTCCTTTTCTTACTCGACAGGAGCCACCTTGTTGGCTGCTAACATACGATCAGCAGCTTTGGGAATGACTGGAAGTGGGATTTTTACTCCCTGGGATGCAGTTTACCATCATGATATGGAGGGAGAGACTGGGAAACTGTTGGTGCATAAATTGCCAGTTCTGGATCCTTCTCTGTTAGGGGATGCTGAAGAGAGGAATAGATTAAGGTTAGTGCCCTTCTCGGGGCATTCTGGAGTGGAAATAGAAAATCCCTGGTCTGTAAAAGAATTTCAGAAAAACTCAGACAGAGAGTATTGCCTAAAAGAAGACTCGAGCTGTGATTCACCTGACAGACCTACACCCTTCACTTCGACAATGATGTATGATACGTTTACCTTggtgccactagatggcagacagGGGAATATCACAGTATGTGACGGTTCATTCTGCTGCCACCTGCTCTTTCACAGATCAAACCCCAACGAAGAGCTTTATGCACTTGGAGCATTTAATGGACTACATGTGGTTCATGGAACATACCACTTAGAAGTGTGTGCCTTGGTTCGATGCACAAGGCTGGATAGTACAAGCTGTGGAGAAGAAACTGAGCAAGCTCAGACATTAGTGGACTTTCACCTGCATGGGACGTTCAGCACTCAACATGTCTATGCTGGGGTGTTGGGCAGTGGGATGACTCTGGAGCGACCTGATCAGTCTGGCTGGGAGAATGGAGGCAAGTTCTACATGAGCCGTAAAGGGATGAGCAGGGGATTGgtgactgcagtgctgtatGGTAGAGTTTATGAGAAGGACAGCATATAG